A window from Streptomyces subrutilus encodes these proteins:
- a CDS encoding DUF4097 family beta strand repeat-containing protein translates to MTPHAASARPARTAVVAVTAGAVLLLAGCSLGDGFRKTASADTTVTEAVTAVELAGVRAGSIEVTAGAGPGVTVRRTVHYRASTVPATGQQVTGGVLTFSTDCSGGRSVDYRLEVPATATVRLRSGSGDIRVSGVAGAELTSDSGDVRAERIAGPLKVRTTSGAITGTALTGPSADVRSASGDTGLDFARTPDAVRTESTSGEVTLKVPRAPYRVAVSTTSGSREVTVPTDDAAASRLSVKTTSGDVRVSAG, encoded by the coding sequence ATGACCCCTCACGCCGCGTCAGCCCGCCCCGCCCGTACCGCAGTCGTCGCCGTCACCGCCGGCGCCGTGCTGCTGCTCGCCGGATGCTCGCTCGGCGACGGCTTCCGCAAGACGGCCTCCGCCGACACCACCGTCACCGAGGCCGTCACGGCGGTCGAACTGGCCGGCGTACGGGCCGGGTCGATCGAGGTCACCGCCGGCGCCGGGCCCGGGGTGACGGTGCGGCGCACCGTCCACTACCGCGCGAGCACCGTCCCGGCGACGGGCCAGCAGGTCACCGGCGGGGTGCTGACGTTCTCCACCGACTGCTCCGGCGGCCGCTCGGTCGACTACCGCCTGGAGGTGCCGGCCACCGCCACGGTCCGGCTGCGGAGCGGCAGCGGCGACATCCGGGTGAGCGGCGTGGCCGGCGCCGAGCTGACCTCGGACTCCGGCGACGTCCGGGCCGAGCGGATCGCCGGTCCGCTGAAGGTCCGCACCACCTCGGGCGCGATCACGGGCACCGCGCTGACCGGCCCGAGCGCCGACGTCCGATCGGCCTCGGGCGACACCGGCCTGGACTTCGCGCGGACCCCGGACGCGGTCCGGACGGAGAGCACCTCGGGCGAGGTCACCCTGAAGGTCCCGCGCGCCCCCTACCGGGTCGCGGTCTCCACCACCTCGGGCTCCCGCGAGGTCACCGTGCCCACCGACGACGCGGCCGCCTCCCGGCTGTCCGTGAAGACCACCTCCGGCGACGTCCGCGTCTCGGCCGGCTAG
- a CDS encoding sulfurtransferase — MTTPQGPVEGPDVPDGYDVPDGPLVGEGWLAARLGRPGLVVFDASVGAHRGAARRIPGARPFDLDGALSDHTAPAPHTMPGTADLTGALRGLGLHDTDTVVVYDGAGIHSSARAWWMLRAVGFDRAAVLDGGLPAWEAAGRAVESAAPAYGGPPGTFTARPRPGLLVDGDDIAAALADPAAAVLDARSRGRFAGTEPEPRPGLRAGHMPGARNLPFTELRRPDGRMRPVPELRAAFRAATGGAEPQRLRFSCGSGVTACVLALGATLAGHRDLAVYDGSWSEWGLPSELTVTTGPEPGAARRAGG; from the coding sequence ATGACCACACCACAGGGCCCCGTCGAGGGGCCGGACGTGCCGGACGGGTATGACGTGCCGGACGGGCCGCTGGTCGGGGAGGGCTGGCTGGCGGCGCGGCTCGGACGGCCCGGCCTGGTCGTCTTCGACGCCTCCGTCGGCGCGCACCGGGGCGCGGCCCGGCGGATCCCCGGGGCCCGGCCGTTCGACCTCGACGGAGCCCTCTCGGACCACACGGCCCCCGCACCCCACACCATGCCCGGGACCGCTGACCTCACCGGGGCCCTGCGCGGCCTCGGCCTCCACGACACCGACACCGTCGTCGTCTACGACGGGGCCGGCATCCACTCCAGCGCCCGTGCCTGGTGGATGCTGCGCGCCGTCGGCTTCGACCGGGCCGCCGTGCTCGACGGCGGCCTGCCCGCCTGGGAGGCCGCCGGCCGGGCCGTGGAGAGCGCCGCCCCGGCCTACGGCGGACCGCCCGGCACCTTCACCGCCCGGCCCCGCCCCGGCCTGCTGGTGGACGGCGACGACATCGCGGCGGCCCTCGCCGACCCGGCCGCGGCCGTCCTGGACGCCCGCAGCCGGGGCCGCTTCGCCGGCACCGAGCCCGAGCCCCGCCCGGGCCTGCGCGCCGGCCACATGCCCGGCGCCCGGAACCTCCCGTTCACCGAACTCCGGCGGCCCGACGGCCGGATGCGCCCCGTGCCCGAGCTCCGCGCGGCCTTCCGCGCCGCGACCGGCGGAGCGGAACCGCAGCGGCTCCGCTTCAGCTGCGGCTCGGGCGTGACGGCCTGCGTACTGGCCCTCGGGGCCACCCTCGCCGGCCACCGGGACCTCGCGGTGTACGACGGCTCCTGGAGCGAATGGGGCCTGCCCTCGGAGCTCACCGTCACCACCGGACCGGAGCCCGGCGCGGCCCGGCGGGCCGGGGGATAA
- a CDS encoding glycosyltransferase family 39 protein produces MECPYPIRQLPETAIHRIAPWRLVPAPLAALLGLWGLERGGSMWRDESVTWQVAHRPLSGLWELLGAVDAVHGLYYLLMHGVFLLWDGGLWALRLPSVAATALAAAGVAAVAHRLAGDRAALIAGVAYAVLPPVQMYAQEGRSYALVACAVVWATHLALRERWAGYAAVLLLGCWLHEFAVLALPAHAFAAWRAPGWRRAAAAVVVLLLPLAWVSARQADQQLGWLGRPGWQDWAAYGVLAGACLLLARGAAPGVVRVALPLALLPPGVLLAVSLVHPWYVDRYVLYALAGLALLAGARLATARRWWPWLLVAALLVPAALWSVWLRTPDSRKDDALAAAAAVRERARPGDAVVFLPSRRREWLLSSPDVYAGLRDVALDRSPAASRTLQGTELPSVELREALIASPRVIALMDPAGQPLDPYPREAVKRQTLAAWFDRCSLTETRGARIAVYARPGACD; encoded by the coding sequence ATGGAGTGCCCGTACCCGATCCGACAGCTCCCGGAGACCGCCATCCACCGCATCGCCCCCTGGCGCCTGGTGCCCGCACCGCTCGCCGCGCTCCTCGGCCTCTGGGGCCTGGAGCGCGGCGGGAGCATGTGGCGCGACGAGTCCGTCACCTGGCAGGTGGCCCACCGCCCGCTCTCCGGACTGTGGGAGCTGCTGGGCGCGGTGGACGCCGTGCACGGGCTGTACTACCTGCTCATGCACGGCGTCTTCCTCCTCTGGGACGGCGGCCTGTGGGCCCTGCGGCTGCCCTCCGTCGCCGCCACCGCCCTCGCCGCCGCCGGCGTCGCCGCGGTCGCCCACCGCCTCGCCGGGGACCGGGCCGCGCTGATCGCGGGGGTGGCGTACGCCGTGCTCCCGCCGGTGCAGATGTACGCGCAGGAGGGCCGCTCCTACGCCCTGGTCGCCTGCGCCGTGGTGTGGGCCACCCACCTCGCGCTGCGCGAGCGCTGGGCCGGCTACGCGGCCGTGCTGCTGCTCGGCTGCTGGCTGCACGAGTTCGCCGTGCTGGCCCTGCCCGCCCACGCCTTCGCCGCCTGGCGGGCCCCGGGATGGCGCCGGGCCGCCGCGGCCGTGGTGGTCCTGCTGCTGCCGCTGGCCTGGGTGAGCGCCCGCCAGGCCGACCAGCAGCTCGGCTGGCTCGGGCGGCCCGGCTGGCAGGACTGGGCGGCGTACGGGGTGCTCGCCGGGGCCTGCCTGCTGCTCGCCCGCGGGGCCGCGCCCGGTGTCGTACGGGTCGCCCTGCCGCTCGCGCTGCTGCCGCCCGGGGTGCTGCTGGCCGTCTCCCTGGTGCACCCCTGGTACGTCGACCGGTACGTGCTCTACGCGCTGGCCGGGCTCGCCCTGCTGGCCGGGGCCCGGCTCGCGACCGCCCGGCGCTGGTGGCCGTGGCTGCTCGTCGCGGCCCTGCTGGTGCCGGCCGCCCTCTGGTCGGTGTGGCTGCGCACGCCCGACAGCCGCAAGGACGACGCCCTCGCCGCGGCCGCCGCCGTGCGGGAGCGGGCGCGGCCGGGCGACGCGGTGGTCTTCCTGCCGTCCCGGCGCCGCGAGTGGCTGCTCTCCTCGCCGGACGTCTACGCGGGCCTGCGCGACGTGGCCCTGGACCGCTCCCCGGCCGCCTCGCGCACCCTCCAGGGCACCGAACTGCCCTCGGTGGAGCTCCGCGAGGCCCTCATCGCCTCCCCGCGCGTGATCGCCCTCATGGACCCGGCCGGACAGCCGCTGGACCCGTACCCGCGGGAGGCGGTGAAACGGCAGACGCTGGCCGCCTGGTTCGACCGCTGCTCGCTCACCGAGACCCGGGGGGCCCGGATCGCGGTGTACGCGCGGCCCGGCGCCTGCGACTGA
- a CDS encoding response regulator transcription factor: protein MEQTHTTHNGASATPGAQRRVLVVEDDHTIAEAIAARLRAEGFQVQTAADGPAAVAAAEAWLPELLVLDVMLPGFDGLEVCRRVQAQRPVPVLMLTARDDETDLLVGLGVGADDYMTKPFSMRELAARVHVLLRRVERATLAATAPRGATLRLGDLEIDHAQRRVRVQAEDVHLTPTEFDLLVCLAGTPRAVLSREQLLAEVWDWADASGTRTVDSHIKALRRKIGAERIRTVHGVGYALETPAQP, encoded by the coding sequence ATGGAACAGACGCACACCACCCACAACGGCGCATCGGCGACCCCCGGCGCCCAGCGGCGCGTGCTCGTCGTCGAGGACGACCACACCATCGCCGAGGCCATCGCGGCCCGCCTGCGCGCCGAGGGCTTCCAGGTGCAGACGGCCGCGGACGGCCCGGCCGCCGTCGCCGCCGCCGAGGCCTGGCTGCCGGAGCTGCTGGTCCTGGACGTCATGCTGCCGGGCTTCGACGGCCTGGAGGTCTGCCGTCGCGTCCAGGCCCAGCGGCCGGTCCCGGTGCTGATGCTCACCGCCCGCGACGACGAGACGGACCTGCTGGTCGGGCTCGGCGTCGGCGCGGACGACTACATGACCAAGCCGTTCTCCATGCGCGAACTGGCCGCCCGCGTCCACGTGCTGCTGCGGCGGGTCGAGCGGGCCACCCTCGCCGCGACCGCGCCCCGCGGCGCCACGCTGCGCCTGGGCGACCTGGAGATCGACCACGCGCAGCGCCGGGTCCGGGTGCAGGCCGAGGACGTGCACCTGACGCCCACCGAGTTCGACCTGCTGGTGTGCCTCGCGGGCACCCCGCGGGCGGTGCTCTCGCGCGAGCAGCTGCTGGCCGAGGTCTGGGACTGGGCCGACGCCTCCGGGACCCGTACGGTCGACAGCCACATCAAGGCCCTGCGGCGGAAGATCGGCGCCGAGCGCATCCGCACGGTCCACGGCGTCGGGTACGCCCTGGAGACCCCGGCCCAGCCGTGA
- a CDS encoding HAMP domain-containing sensor histidine kinase, whose translation MSGPRRQRPAGELRPFSPFSIKTKLGTLVVVSVFITTGLLLVALRTETELRFITVFSVIASMLITQFVAHSLTAPLDDMTTVARAISRGDYTRRVREAGRRDELGDLASTINLMADDLEAVDRHRKELVANVSHELRTPIAALRAVLENVVDGVSAADPETMRTMLKQTERLGGLVETLLDLSRVDNGVVPLRARRFEVWPYLSGVLKESRLAAAGRPGLSTGSGGHTRNDVHLHLDVFPPELTAYADAERLHQVVANLIDNAVKHSPALGRVTVRARAGDTPGSLALEVRDEGPGIPEAERHRVFERFNRGSARGGDGGTGLGLAIARWAVDLHGGRIGVAESSRGCRILVTLPGSSQAPC comes from the coding sequence GTGAGCGGGCCGCGGCGGCAGCGGCCGGCCGGCGAGCTGCGGCCCTTCTCGCCGTTCTCGATCAAGACGAAGCTGGGCACCCTCGTGGTGGTCTCGGTCTTCATCACCACGGGGCTGCTGCTGGTGGCCCTGCGCACCGAGACCGAGCTGCGGTTCATCACGGTGTTCTCGGTGATCGCCTCGATGCTGATCACCCAGTTCGTGGCGCACAGCCTGACGGCGCCGCTCGACGACATGACGACGGTGGCGCGGGCCATCTCCCGCGGGGACTACACCCGCCGGGTGCGCGAGGCGGGGCGCCGCGACGAGCTGGGCGACCTGGCCTCCACCATCAACCTGATGGCGGACGACCTGGAGGCGGTGGACCGGCACCGCAAGGAGCTCGTCGCCAACGTCTCCCACGAACTGCGCACCCCCATCGCCGCGCTGCGGGCGGTCCTGGAGAACGTGGTGGACGGCGTCTCGGCCGCCGACCCCGAGACCATGCGCACGATGCTGAAGCAGACCGAGCGGCTCGGCGGGCTGGTGGAGACCCTGCTGGACCTGTCCCGCGTGGACAACGGCGTGGTCCCGCTGCGCGCCCGCCGCTTCGAGGTGTGGCCGTACCTCTCGGGGGTCCTGAAGGAGTCCCGGCTGGCCGCGGCCGGCCGCCCGGGGCTGTCCACCGGGTCGGGCGGGCACACCCGCAACGACGTGCACCTGCACCTGGACGTGTTCCCGCCCGAGCTGACCGCGTACGCGGACGCCGAGCGGCTGCACCAGGTGGTGGCCAACCTGATCGACAACGCGGTCAAGCACAGCCCCGCCCTCGGCCGGGTGACGGTCCGCGCACGGGCCGGCGACACCCCGGGGAGCCTGGCGCTGGAGGTCCGCGACGAGGGCCCGGGCATCCCGGAGGCTGAGCGCCACCGGGTCTTCGAGCGGTTCAACCGGGGCAGCGCGCGGGGCGGCGACGGCGGGACGGGGCTCGGGCTGGCCATCGCGCGGTGGGCCGTGGATCTGCACGGGGGCCGCATCGGGGTGGCCGAATCGTCACGGGGGTGCCGCATCCTCGTCACGCTTCCGGGCAGCTCGCAAGCCCCGTGTTGA
- a CDS encoding multifunctional oxoglutarate decarboxylase/oxoglutarate dehydrogenase thiamine pyrophosphate-binding subunit/dihydrolipoyllysine-residue succinyltransferase subunit, which translates to MSPQSPSNSTTTTEGAGGGKNPASGFGANEWLVDEIYQQYLQDPNSVDRAWWDFFADYKPGGAAAPVKAEEPKTSPTTDGASAQAAPAVAAAPRATAASGAADTGSVSGSSGATAAPAPAPTSAAAPTPVSAPAPAPATPSGAPAVTATSQAQAAAPAAPAPQAAAPAAAPSSAAPKAAPAAEAPAGPELVTLRGPSAAVVKNMNASLEVPTATSVRAVPVKLLFDNRIVINNHLKRARGGKISFTHLIGYAMVQAIKAMPSMNHSFAEKDGKPTLVKPEHINFGLAIDLVKPNGDRQLVVAGIKKAETLNFFEFWQAYEDIVRRARVGKLTMDDFTGVTVSLTNPGGLGTVHSVPRLMPGQSVIMGVGSMDYPAEFQGTSQDTLNKLGISKVMTLTSTYDHRVIQGAASGEFLRIVANLLLGENGFYDDVFEALRIPYEPVRWLRDIDASHDDDVTKAARVFELIHSYRVRGHVMADTDPLEYKQRKHPDLDITEHGLTLWDLEREFAVGGFSGKSMMKLRDILGVLRDSYCRTTGVEFMHIQDPKQRRWIQDRIERPHSKPEREEQLRILRRLNAAEAFETFLQTKYVGQKRFSLEGGESVIPLLDAVIDSAAEARLEEVAIGMAHRGRLNVLANIVGKSYAQIFREFEGNLDPKSMHGSGDVKYHLGAEGTFTGLDGEQIKVSLVANPSHLEAVDPVLEGVVRAKQDIINKGGTDFTVLPVALHGDAAFAGQGVVAETLNMSQLRGYRTGGTVHVVINNQVGFTAAPESSRSSMYATDVARMIEAPIFHVNGDDPEAVVRIARLAFEFRQAFNKDVVIDLICYRRRGHNESDNPAFTQPLMYDLIDKKRSVRKLYTESLIGRGDITLEEAEQALQDFQGQLEKVFAEVREAATQPAAGAPVAPVQVAQVFPVAVNTAISQEFVKRIAEAQVNIPDNVTVHPRLLPQLQRRAAMIDEGTIDWGMGETLAFGSLLMEGTPVRLSGQDSRRGTFGQRHAVLIDRETGEDYTPLQYLSDDQARYNVYDSLLSEYAAMGFEYGYSLARPDALVLWEAQFGDFVNGAQTVVDEFISSAEQKWGQTSGVTLLLPHGYEGQGPDHSSARPERFLQMCAQDNMTVAMPTLPSNYFHLLRWQVHNPHHKPLIVFTPKSMLRLKAAASKAEEFTTGSFRPVIGDSTVDPNAVRKVVFCAGKVYYDLEAEREKRGITDTAIIRIERLYPLAGAELQAEIAKFPNAAKYIWAQEEPANQGAWPFIALNLIDHLDLAVGADVPAGERLRRISRPHGSSPAVGSAKRHQAEQQLLLNEVFEA; encoded by the coding sequence GTGTCGCCACAGTCCCCCAGTAACTCGACCACCACGACCGAAGGAGCAGGGGGCGGGAAGAACCCTGCCTCAGGCTTCGGCGCCAATGAGTGGCTCGTCGACGAGATCTATCAGCAGTACCTCCAGGACCCGAACTCGGTCGACCGGGCCTGGTGGGACTTCTTCGCCGACTACAAGCCGGGGGGCGCTGCCGCTCCCGTGAAGGCCGAAGAGCCGAAGACGTCCCCGACGACGGACGGCGCCTCCGCACAGGCCGCCCCCGCCGTCGCCGCGGCCCCGCGGGCCACCGCCGCCTCGGGGGCGGCGGACACCGGTTCCGTCTCCGGCTCCTCCGGAGCGACGGCCGCACCCGCGCCCGCGCCGACCTCTGCCGCCGCGCCCACGCCCGTGTCAGCTCCTGCCCCTGCTCCTGCCACCCCCTCTGGTGCCCCTGCTGTGACTGCCACCTCCCAGGCCCAGGCCGCCGCACCGGCCGCGCCCGCCCCTCAGGCCGCGGCTCCGGCCGCCGCTCCCTCCTCCGCAGCCCCGAAGGCCGCGCCTGCCGCCGAGGCCCCCGCGGGCCCCGAGCTGGTGACGCTCCGCGGCCCGTCCGCTGCCGTCGTCAAGAACATGAACGCCTCGCTGGAGGTGCCCACGGCCACGTCCGTGCGCGCCGTCCCGGTGAAGCTGCTGTTCGACAACCGCATCGTCATCAACAACCACCTCAAGCGCGCCCGGGGCGGGAAGATCTCCTTCACCCACCTCATCGGCTACGCGATGGTGCAGGCCATCAAGGCCATGCCGTCGATGAACCACTCCTTCGCGGAGAAGGACGGCAAGCCGACCCTGGTCAAGCCGGAGCACATCAACTTCGGCCTGGCGATCGACCTGGTGAAGCCGAACGGCGACCGCCAGCTCGTCGTCGCCGGCATCAAGAAGGCCGAGACCCTCAACTTCTTCGAGTTCTGGCAGGCGTACGAGGACATCGTCCGCCGCGCCCGCGTCGGCAAGCTGACGATGGACGACTTCACCGGCGTCACGGTCTCGCTGACCAACCCCGGCGGCCTGGGCACCGTCCACTCCGTGCCCCGCCTGATGCCCGGACAGTCGGTCATCATGGGCGTCGGCTCCATGGACTACCCCGCCGAGTTCCAGGGCACCTCGCAGGACACCCTGAACAAGCTGGGCATCTCCAAGGTCATGACGCTGACCTCGACCTACGACCACCGGGTCATCCAGGGCGCGGCCTCCGGCGAGTTCCTGCGGATCGTCGCGAACCTGCTGCTCGGCGAGAACGGCTTCTACGACGACGTCTTCGAGGCGCTGCGCATCCCGTACGAGCCGGTCCGCTGGCTCCGGGACATCGACGCCTCGCACGACGACGACGTCACCAAGGCCGCCCGCGTCTTCGAGCTGATCCACTCCTACCGGGTCCGCGGCCACGTCATGGCCGACACCGACCCGCTGGAGTACAAGCAGCGCAAGCACCCCGACCTCGACATCACCGAGCACGGCCTCACCCTGTGGGACCTGGAGCGCGAGTTCGCGGTCGGCGGCTTCTCCGGCAAGTCGATGATGAAGCTCCGCGACATCCTCGGCGTGCTGCGCGACTCGTACTGCCGCACCACCGGCGTCGAGTTCATGCACATCCAGGACCCGAAGCAGCGCCGCTGGATCCAGGACCGCATCGAGCGCCCGCACAGCAAGCCGGAGCGCGAGGAGCAGCTGCGCATCCTGCGCCGGCTGAACGCCGCGGAGGCCTTCGAGACCTTCCTGCAGACGAAGTACGTCGGCCAGAAGCGGTTCTCCCTGGAGGGCGGCGAGTCCGTCATCCCGCTGCTCGACGCGGTCATCGACTCGGCCGCCGAGGCCCGCCTCGAAGAGGTCGCGATCGGCATGGCACACCGCGGCCGGCTGAACGTGCTGGCGAACATCGTCGGCAAGTCCTACGCGCAGATCTTCCGCGAGTTCGAGGGCAACCTCGACCCGAAGTCCATGCACGGCTCCGGCGACGTCAAGTACCACCTGGGCGCCGAGGGCACCTTCACCGGCCTGGACGGCGAGCAGATCAAGGTCTCGCTCGTCGCCAACCCCTCCCACCTGGAGGCCGTGGACCCGGTCCTGGAGGGCGTGGTCCGCGCCAAGCAGGACATCATCAACAAGGGCGGCACGGACTTCACGGTCCTGCCGGTCGCCCTGCACGGCGACGCGGCCTTCGCGGGCCAGGGCGTGGTCGCGGAGACGCTGAACATGTCGCAGCTGCGCGGCTACCGCACCGGCGGCACCGTGCACGTGGTCATCAACAACCAGGTCGGCTTCACCGCCGCCCCGGAGTCCTCGCGTTCCTCGATGTACGCGACCGACGTGGCCCGCATGATCGAGGCGCCGATCTTCCACGTGAACGGCGACGACCCGGAGGCCGTGGTCCGCATCGCGCGGCTCGCCTTCGAGTTCCGCCAGGCGTTCAACAAGGACGTGGTCATCGACCTCATCTGCTACCGCCGCCGCGGCCACAACGAGTCCGACAACCCGGCCTTCACGCAGCCGCTGATGTACGACCTGATCGACAAGAAGCGCTCGGTGCGCAAGCTGTACACCGAGTCCCTCATCGGTCGTGGCGACATCACGCTGGAAGAGGCCGAGCAGGCGCTCCAGGACTTCCAGGGCCAGTTGGAGAAGGTGTTCGCGGAGGTCCGCGAGGCCGCCACGCAGCCGGCCGCCGGCGCCCCGGTGGCGCCCGTGCAGGTCGCGCAGGTGTTCCCGGTCGCCGTGAACACCGCGATCTCCCAGGAGTTCGTGAAGCGGATCGCCGAGGCCCAGGTCAACATCCCCGACAACGTCACCGTGCACCCGCGCCTGCTGCCGCAGCTGCAGCGCCGCGCGGCGATGATCGACGAGGGCACCATCGACTGGGGCATGGGCGAGACCCTGGCCTTCGGTTCGCTGCTGATGGAGGGCACTCCGGTCCGGCTCTCCGGCCAGGACTCGCGCCGCGGCACGTTCGGCCAGCGCCACGCGGTCCTCATCGACCGGGAGACCGGCGAGGACTACACCCCGCTGCAGTACCTGTCGGACGACCAGGCCCGCTACAACGTCTACGACTCGCTGCTCTCCGAGTACGCGGCCATGGGCTTCGAGTACGGCTACTCGCTGGCCCGCCCGGACGCGCTGGTGCTGTGGGAGGCGCAGTTCGGCGACTTCGTCAACGGCGCGCAGACCGTCGTCGACGAGTTCATCTCCTCGGCCGAGCAGAAGTGGGGCCAGACCTCCGGCGTCACGCTGCTGCTGCCGCACGGCTACGAGGGCCAGGGCCCGGACCACTCGTCCGCGCGTCCCGAGCGCTTCCTGCAGATGTGCGCGCAGGACAACATGACGGTCGCGATGCCGACCCTGCCGTCGAACTACTTCCACCTGCTGCGCTGGCAGGTCCACAACCCGCACCACAAGCCGCTCATCGTCTTCACCCCGAAGTCGATGCTGCGCCTGAAGGCCGCGGCGTCGAAGGCGGAGGAGTTCACCACCGGTTCGTTCCGTCCGGTCATCGGCGACAGCACGGTGGACCCGAACGCGGTCCGCAAGGTCGTCTTCTGCGCGGGCAAGGTCTACTACGACCTGGAGGCCGAGCGGGAGAAGCGCGGCATCACGGACACCGCGATCATCCGCATCGAGCGGCTGTACCCGCTGGCCGGCGCGGAACTCCAGGCGGAGATCGCCAAGTTCCCGAACGCCGCGAAGTACATCTGGGCGCAGGAGGAGCCGGCGAACCAGGGTGCGTGGCCGTTCATCGCGCTGAACCTGATCGACCACCTCGACCTGGCGGTCGGCGCGGACGTCCCGGCGGGCGAGCGCCTGCGGCGCATCTCGCGCCCGCACGGCTCGTCCCCGGCGGTGGGCTCGGCCAAGCGGCACCAGGCGGAGCAGCAGCTCCTCCTGAACGAGGTCTTCGAGGCCTAG